CAGGTGGGCAAAGCGACCCATTGACAGTAACAGTACAGAATCAAAGTGATGCTCCGGTCTCCCTGCTCTCGATTGACATCGATGGTGACTTCACTCAGAGCAATAATTGTCCAGCGCAACTCATGAACAACGGTGACAGTTGTGAGATTCAGGTGGTGTTTTCGCCTCAAGCGACCGGCACCTTAACAGGCAATCTGTTGATCACCACCGATTCCGGCAGTAATACGGTCCCCCTGACGGGTAACGCTGCGGCTTCAGATAATCCGGTAGCCGACCTGCTGGATCCCTACACCGGCGGCAACCCCAATCTCGGCTCTCTCGCCGAAGTGATCGGTGAGGCCTGCCCGAGCGGCCGCCTCGAAGACCGCCTGCAGGAGGACTGTAATGCCGTGGTCGGCGCTGCCATCGGTGGCGATCCAAACACCGCCACCGCCCTGAACCAGGTCAACCCGGAAACGGCAACCCAGGCCAACAACTCTTCCCAGCAGGGGGGACAGGCACAGATCCGTAATCTCGGCTCACGCATCGCCGCACTGCGCGCCGGGGCCTCCGGTATCTCCTTCCAGGGACTCGATCTGCTGATCGACGACAAGCCCTTCTCCATCGATACCATCGCCCAGGCCTATCGGCAGCGGGGCGGCGGCGCCAGTAGCGACAATCCGCTGATGCAGAGCCGTCTGGGCTTCTTCATCACCGGCGATATCGCCACCGGCAGCAAGGATGAGACCGATCTGGAGTCCGGCCTCGATTTCGATACCTTCGGCCTCACCATGGGCCTCGACTATCGTATCAACCCGAACTTCATCCTCGGTGGTGCGCTCGGCTATGTGGATACCACCACCGAACTGGAGAACGATGCCGCTGAGATCGACACCCAGGGCTACAGCCTCAACCTCTACGGCACCTACTACGCCGAGCAGAACTACTTCGTCGACTTCTCACTCGGCTATGGGGCCAACAACTTCGATCAGAGCCGGCGCATCAGCTACCAGCTCGATGGACTGGCCAATGTGGATCAGAAGCTCTCCGCCGACTATGACGGCAGCATGGTCAGCCTGTTCATCGGCTCAGGCTACGACTTCAGCAACGGCCCCTGGAGCTTCGGTCCCAGAGCCGATCTGGAGTACATCAAGTCGGATGTGGACGGCTTCACCGAGGAGGTTTCCAACCCGGATGCCGACGGTGGTGGCTGGGCCACCCGGGTGGACGATACCGACCAGACCTGGCTGACCCTCAAGCTCGGTGGCCGGTTGGCCTACACCCACAGCGCCGACTGGGGCATCCTGATCCCCTACACCCGCCTCGACTGGTTGCATGAGTTCGAGGATGATGCCCAGGTGATCAACGCCTATCTGGCCGGCGATCCCAACGCTCAGGCGATCCGTATCGAAAGTGATGACCCTGATCGGGACTACCTGCGTCTCAGACTCGGCTCCTCCGCCCAGTTCAAGAACGGCGTGGTCGGCTTCATCGACTACAGCACCATCCTCGCCCACGACGACTGGACTGCCCATACCATCAACATCGGTCTGCGCAGCGAGTTCTGATTCGCTCAAAAACATGTGCCCGCCGATTGGCGGGCACAAACAACACTCTCAGTCACCAGGGCCTGCTTTCGGGCCTCAGGCTTGTGTCAGATTCTGCAGGAACTGCTTGATCAGATCGATGGCAGGTTCACTGGCCTGATGCGAGCTTAACGCCTCAGCACTGTCCAGAACCTGTATCAGAGGCAGATAACCCCTGCCTGCCTCGTTGAGATCGCGGCTCATCTTGTAAATGATGGGTGATATACGCTTTGGCAGGCTCAGACTCTCAACAGTCTCCGGGTTGGTATCAGCGCAATGAACTGGATCAGAGGTAACCAGAAATTCACGACAGCTGAGTGGACGATCCCGATGAATGGAGCAGGATTGATCTTCTAAAAACGGGCAAGGCAGATTGAGCTTGAAATAGTTGACCCCAACTTCACGCAGCTGCTTTCTGTCGTTGTTATTGACCGCCTGTTCCATCATCTGAAGAATACCGGCTTCTTTCAATGCATTGATATTGTGCGCAAACCGTTCTCGGATAACCTGCTGCCTTTCTGCTGGCATGGATTCAATCAGATTGAGCAATCTATAACCTTCAGCTCTGCTGACAGGCACCAGCTGAGAACAGCAGGCGCCACAACCCTTTTTACAGGAGATGCATTTTCCCTGCCGCTCAGCCTCCTTGATACCAATCTCGATGACCTTGTCTGTGATTCGTTGAAAAAATGGCAGCAGATCATGAATATGCACAGGCTCATTGGTAATTTCCACTGAAAACCTTATATTCTCACTACCGATGCGCAATTCTGCGCTGATGGATTCGGTAGTTGATTGGTCAGGCTCACTCAATGTTTCAATCCTTTATCTGATTCTTCGAGCATATGGATGAAGCGCTTTTTCCGCTATGCTAATGATGAACTCGGTATCAACAATTACCTGTGCACCAGATAACATGCCTGATGCCTGAGAGTGATCTCAATTGTTGCCAAATCGATAACAGGAACCTACTGCTTCTTGAATACTGAATCAAGCCTTAAAAGAGAGTTATTTGATGGCAAACAATGATCTTCTGATCAAACTCTATGAGATGGATTTTGACCAGTTACTGGTATCGAACAGCATAAGTCCAGATATCGTTGTACGTAAACCGATCGGAACTGATCGACGACTGCTGATCGAATGGGCACAACAACACTATCCCGATGTATGGTTAAGTGAAATCGAAACCGCGTTGGCAAACAGACCCTGCTCCTGTTATATCGCACAACAACACGCCTCAATAGTCGGTTTTGCCTGTTATGATGCAACAGCATTGGGCTACTTTGGCCCCCTGGGTGTCACCGAAGCCGCGAAAGGCCAGGGAGTTGGGCGACGATTGACACTCAACTGCCTGCAGGAGATGCATCTCAAAGGCTATGGTTATGCAATCGTTGGTATGCCAAGTTCAAGCGACTTCTATCGTAGAATTGCTCCCATCATTGAGATACCTGACTCTGATCCAGGTCTCTATCGTATGACTAAACCGCTGATGAAGGATTGACTGATCTTAAGCAACCGCTGAGCAGTTAGTTGGGCGTCACTGGATTAGTGTTAACAGGCCCTAGAATTCCAAACGCCCACCCAACGTCAATTGATGGTCGGTCAGATCTTCCAGCCCAAGCAGGGTGTCATAGTTGACGAACAGCTGGAGACCGTCCTGTAACACGGAAGAGACGCTCAAGTTCAACTCAAAATAGTCTCTGTCAGGCTCACTCGTTAGGACTCTGAACCGATTATTACGTGGATCACTGATATAACTCGCCGTTACTTCGCTCTGATCATTCTCAAACTGGTGGACCCAACCTAATCTGGCCTGGGGAATAATAACCGCCTGCTGACTACTGATCGCATAGGAGAATTCCGCTCCCAGGACTGAGGTCAACGAGGTCCATTCCTGATCATCAACTGAAAAATTCAAGCCGGAAGTATCGGCACCACGCTCTTCATAACTGTCGATATCGACTCGCATATAGGTTGCACGCCCATAAGGACCGAATGAGATGGGACCTTGATT
This portion of the Candidatus Thiodiazotropha endoloripes genome encodes:
- a CDS encoding autotransporter domain-containing protein, producing the protein MRLIYQRVMSLISRRYIVDKLLFALLLITSTNASATLGISPSNLAFGDVDVGSSSTTPRSVTLSNSSSFYSVSITSIDITGDFDFTTNCSDFLAPNATCTVDVTFSPQSSGELTGALTIAGDDPSLDATRPATAARLFTFTTTLSGVGLQGEVSVPSTEIDFGSVSVNAQSDPVQVPISNTGNAPLSITSITVTAPFTQTNDCPDSLDAGAGCAVFVSVKPDSSGDISGSLTINGSNQSGALQRIIPLLVSGAPATTSVSPSSLSFPQSVSGGQSDPLTVTVQNQSDAPVSLLSIDIDGDFTQSNNCPAQLMNNGDSCEIQVVFSPQATGTLTGNLLITTDSGSNTVPLTGNAAASDNPVADLLDPYTGGNPNLGSLAEVIGEACPSGRLEDRLQEDCNAVVGAAIGGDPNTATALNQVNPETATQANNSSQQGGQAQIRNLGSRIAALRAGASGISFQGLDLLIDDKPFSIDTIAQAYRQRGGGASSDNPLMQSRLGFFITGDIATGSKDETDLESGLDFDTFGLTMGLDYRINPNFILGGALGYVDTTTELENDAAEIDTQGYSLNLYGTYYAEQNYFVDFSLGYGANNFDQSRRISYQLDGLANVDQKLSADYDGSMVSLFIGSGYDFSNGPWSFGPRADLEYIKSDVDGFTEEVSNPDADGGGWATRVDDTDQTWLTLKLGGRLAYTHSADWGILIPYTRLDWLHEFEDDAQVINAYLAGDPNAQAIRIESDDPDRDYLRLRLGSSAQFKNGVVGFIDYSTILAHDDWTAHTINIGLRSEF
- a CDS encoding GNAT family N-acetyltransferase, which translates into the protein MANNDLLIKLYEMDFDQLLVSNSISPDIVVRKPIGTDRRLLIEWAQQHYPDVWLSEIETALANRPCSCYIAQQHASIVGFACYDATALGYFGPLGVTEAAKGQGVGRRLTLNCLQEMHLKGYGYAIVGMPSSSDFYRRIAPIIEIPDSDPGLYRMTKPLMKD
- a CDS encoding YkgJ family cysteine cluster protein — encoded protein: MSEPDQSTTESISAELRIGSENIRFSVEITNEPVHIHDLLPFFQRITDKVIEIGIKEAERQGKCISCKKGCGACCSQLVPVSRAEGYRLLNLIESMPAERQQVIRERFAHNINALKEAGILQMMEQAVNNNDRKQLREVGVNYFKLNLPCPFLEDQSCSIHRDRPLSCREFLVTSDPVHCADTNPETVESLSLPKRISPIIYKMSRDLNEAGRGYLPLIQVLDSAEALSSHQASEPAIDLIKQFLQNLTQA